A single window of Zea mays cultivar B73 chromosome 10, Zm-B73-REFERENCE-NAM-5.0, whole genome shotgun sequence DNA harbors:
- the LOC103641348 gene encoding peroxidase 2-like has product MAMLMMTWTWTCNAKLLLMTLVFAAALSATVTTSRAQSPPLQYNFYGASCPQAEATVRNVTEGIIANDRTMGAAFMRLFFHDCFVRGCDASILLDPTSSNTQVEKKAIALRGYAAVNTIKAAVEAVCPGVVSCADILAFAARDTAVVSGGFAGFGMPSGRRDGVVSSFIEVLQNIPSPTFKLPDLVSNFAKKGLDVDDLVTLSAAHSFGQAHCSFVNGRLYPTVDPTMNATYAAGLKTVCPPPGSGGGDPVISNNRVTDPNALSNQFYSNLMTGQVLFVSDQQLMNTTYTAAKVANNSADSAAWMTQFQTALLKMGSIQVLTGTAGQVRKYCNVVNSS; this is encoded by the exons ATGGCGATGCTGATGATGACGTGGACGTGGACATGCAACGCCAAGCTGCTGCTGATGACGCTCGTCTTCGCTGCTGCGCTGAGCGCGACGGTGACGACGTCGCGGGCGCAGTCGCCGCCGCTGCAGTACAACTTCTACGGCGCGTCGTGCCCGCAGGCGGAGGCGACGGTCCGCAACGTCACCGAGGGGATCATCGCCAACGACCGCACCATGGGCGCCGCCTTCATGCGTCTCTTCTTCCACGACTGCTTCGTCAGG GGCTGCGACGCCTCCATACTGCTGGACCCGACCAGCAGCAACACGCAGGTGGAGAAGAAGGCGATCGCGCTGCGCGGGTACGCGGCCGTGAACACGATCAAGGCGGCGGTGGAGGCGGTGTGCCCCGGGGTGGTCTCCTGCGCCGACATCCTGGCGTTCGCGGCGCGGGACACGGCCGTCGTCTCCGGCGGCTTCGCCGGCTTCGGCATGCCCTCGGGCCGCCGCGACGGGGTGGTCTCCAGCTTCATCGAGGTGCTGCAGAACATCCCGTCCCCGACCTTCAAGCTCCCCGACCTCGTCAGCAACTTCGCCAAGAAGGGACTCGACGTGGACGACCTCGTCACGCTCTCCGCCGCGCACTCCTTCGGCCAGGCGCACTGCTCCTTCGTCAACGGCCGCCTCTACCCCACCGTCGACCCCACCATGAACGCCACCTACGCCGCCGGGCTCAAGACGGTGTGCCCGCCGcctggcagcggcggcggcgacccGGTCATCAGCAACAACCGGGTCACGGACCCCAACGCGCTCAGCAACCAGTTCTACAGCAACCTGATGACCGGGCAGGTGCTCTTCGTCTCGGACCAGCAGCTCATGAACACCACCTACACGGCGGCCAAGGTGGCCAACAACTCCGCCGATTCTGCCGCCTGGATGACCCAGTTCCAAACGGCGCTGCTCAAGATGGGCAGCATCCAGGTGCTCACCGGGACGGCCGGCCAGGTCAGGAAGTACTGCAACGTCGTCAACAGCAGCTAA